In Nostoc sp. CENA543, a single genomic region encodes these proteins:
- a CDS encoding peptidylprolyl isomerase has product MSQIITIPQQINLNKEDFIEQIKLSCKVPSLVEEITVRKIVENTAAKLGIQVDTEELQQTADKIRLTNKLSSAAQTWTWLEKHGLSLDDFEKVAHLSLLSAKLAEHLFADKVEPYFFEHQNDYTSAIAYEVILDDEDLAIELFYAIQEGEISFYDVAHKYIQDEELRRRGGYQGVLKRQDLKPEISAAIFASQPPQLLKPIFTSKGAHLILVEQIIVPQLDTKLRNLLTLELFSHWLKIQVESVTVTFDLQDSQSL; this is encoded by the coding sequence ATGTCACAAATTATTACCATTCCACAGCAGATAAATCTCAACAAAGAAGACTTCATCGAGCAAATCAAACTATCATGCAAAGTTCCCAGTCTGGTAGAAGAAATCACTGTCCGTAAAATTGTAGAAAATACAGCCGCAAAACTAGGTATTCAAGTTGATACCGAAGAGTTACAACAAACTGCGGACAAAATCAGATTAACCAATAAATTAAGTAGTGCTGCTCAGACATGGACTTGGTTAGAAAAACACGGACTTTCTTTAGATGATTTTGAAAAAGTTGCTCATCTTTCCCTACTTTCAGCTAAGTTAGCAGAGCATTTATTTGCAGATAAAGTTGAGCCTTACTTTTTTGAGCATCAGAATGATTATACAAGTGCGATCGCCTATGAAGTTATCCTTGATGATGAAGATTTAGCGATTGAACTTTTCTATGCCATTCAAGAAGGGGAAATCAGTTTTTACGATGTCGCCCACAAATATATTCAAGATGAAGAATTACGCCGTCGTGGCGGATATCAAGGTGTTTTAAAACGTCAGGATTTAAAACCAGAAATTTCTGCGGCGATTTTCGCCTCCCAACCACCACAACTGCTTAAGCCAATTTTTACCTCTAAAGGCGCGCATCTAATTTTAGTAGAGCAAATAATTGTGCCGCAACTAGATACTAAGCTACGTAATTTATTGACATTAGAGTTATTTTCCCATTGGCTGAAGATCCAAGTTGAATCAGTCACAGTTACATTTGATTTGCAAGATAGCCAATCACTCTAA
- a CDS encoding aminoglycoside phosphotransferase family protein, which produces MFFLSHHNVVEYLSKSSVFTQQELSGLTLDVGKLNTKNFSIIATLKDGRKFIVKQERPTLSGIFSQEIFNEWQFQSMIGNISHLNPLQGFIREMLTYDHENFIAIYQYLDDYQELYSGILRSRQILPVTIPGWIGAILAQIHRATFNCEEAYNYVTQPDSFWQKRGAAFILLQHRITPELLSVMPPDYIKFIGLYQRYESLDQAKVEAINSWRACCVVHNDLNVANILVHQDWENITSFALAQKHSVVKIIDWERSSWGDPIFDLANLIANYVILWIVSMVIDPSMSMQESINSAEFKLEDVRPSILVIVREYLQHFPEITQHFPDFFKKLIQFMGVALIIQTQAKIEHHKQLVNSDIYSLQVAKSLLCRPDASLVSILGVTEKELASVAISA; this is translated from the coding sequence ATGTTTTTTTTAAGTCATCACAATGTAGTAGAATATCTAAGTAAATCTAGTGTTTTTACACAACAGGAATTGTCAGGTTTAACCTTAGATGTAGGTAAGTTAAATACAAAGAATTTTAGTATCATAGCCACCCTTAAGGATGGGCGGAAATTTATTGTTAAGCAGGAACGCCCTACACTTTCAGGAATATTTTCTCAGGAAATTTTTAATGAATGGCAGTTTCAAAGCATGATAGGTAATATTTCTCATTTAAATCCTTTACAGGGTTTTATTAGAGAAATGCTTACCTATGATCATGAAAACTTCATTGCTATTTATCAATATCTAGATGATTATCAAGAATTATATAGTGGAATTTTGCGATCGCGCCAAATTTTACCTGTCACAATTCCTGGTTGGATAGGGGCAATATTAGCGCAAATTCATCGCGCGACTTTCAATTGCGAGGAGGCATATAATTACGTCACACAACCTGATAGCTTTTGGCAAAAAAGAGGTGCGGCATTTATTTTATTACAACATAGAATCACTCCAGAACTTCTCAGTGTCATGCCTCCTGACTATATCAAATTCATTGGTCTTTACCAGCGTTATGAAAGTTTAGATCAAGCAAAAGTAGAGGCTATTAACTCTTGGCGTGCTTGTTGTGTGGTTCACAATGATTTGAATGTTGCCAATATTTTAGTCCATCAAGATTGGGAAAATATTACTTCCTTTGCACTCGCACAGAAACACTCAGTAGTGAAAATCATTGATTGGGAAAGAAGTAGTTGGGGAGACCCCATATTTGATTTAGCTAACTTAATTGCTAATTATGTAATTTTATGGATAGTTAGCATGGTGATTGACCCTTCAATGAGTATGCAAGAGTCAATTAATTCAGCAGAATTTAAACTAGAAGATGTTCGTCCATCTATTCTAGTTATTGTTCGAGAATATTTGCAGCATTTTCCAGAAATCACCCAACATTTCCCCGACTTTTTTAAAAAGCTGATTCAGTTTATGGGTGTGGCTTTGATTATTCAAACACAAGCTAAAATTGAACATCATAAGCAGTTAGTTAATAGTGATATTTACTCTCTCCAAGTAGCGAAAAGTTTATTGTGTCGTCCCGATGCTTCATTAGTTAGTATCCTGGGGGTAACAGAAAAAGAACTAGCTAGTGTAGCGATTTCTGCGTAA
- a CDS encoding T3SS effector HopA1 family protein: MKALQYSNQILSQAEKNLQATLEDIATYLELDSDLSVRHPNYRPWETSTDIKNRFHKLPIEVQQKHVVKHIRNFLYGIYYNGSLIKSLQLQTNTAELIDNQRLNNDNLIGIDVSLFQQLHAGNQGDGYFSPDWVVKKLEQDNSIAVTRGQLTVHIHPEIHLKTQEKSVSVGDVVAIKMPKNCVQEGFYIAVGDTGLVPVDEGDINHRIIRIYFNITSDGAVPLMRAVTQQLNAQQIYFSFKVPYSYSGYDRYDAGVLYIRQKDYLRVHPILQNIYSENTAYFQEDIPLFTKKLASGLGLAEEPDAKFDQYESFGTNRCQIIANGLIIAQQNNQRSPEAKLATIIEQFARLNVDLKFPYLNPNSTDIYLPL, translated from the coding sequence ATGAAGGCTCTTCAATATTCCAATCAGATTTTGTCTCAGGCTGAAAAAAACTTACAAGCAACGCTTGAGGATATTGCTACTTACTTAGAATTAGATAGTGATTTATCTGTCCGTCATCCAAATTATCGACCTTGGGAAACTTCTACAGATATCAAAAATCGCTTTCATAAATTACCTATAGAAGTTCAACAGAAGCACGTAGTTAAACATATCAGAAACTTTTTATATGGCATTTACTATAATGGCTCACTGATTAAATCCTTGCAATTACAAACAAATACAGCAGAATTAATAGACAATCAAAGGCTGAACAATGATAATTTGATTGGTATAGATGTCAGTCTTTTCCAACAACTCCACGCTGGTAATCAGGGAGATGGTTATTTTTCTCCTGATTGGGTAGTGAAAAAATTAGAACAAGACAACAGTATTGCAGTCACCAGAGGACAATTAACTGTACATATTCATCCTGAAATTCATTTAAAAACTCAGGAAAAGTCTGTAAGTGTAGGTGATGTTGTCGCAATTAAAATGCCTAAAAACTGTGTCCAAGAAGGGTTTTATATTGCTGTCGGTGATACAGGTCTTGTGCCTGTAGATGAAGGAGATATAAATCACAGAATCATCAGAATTTATTTTAATATTACTTCAGATGGTGCTGTGCCTTTAATGCGGGCTGTAACGCAGCAATTAAATGCACAACAAATCTACTTTTCCTTTAAAGTTCCTTACAGTTACTCTGGCTATGATAGATATGATGCTGGTGTACTCTATATTAGACAGAAGGATTATTTGAGAGTACATCCGATACTGCAAAATATTTACAGCGAAAATACAGCTTATTTCCAGGAAGATATTCCTTTATTTACCAAAAAATTAGCATCTGGTTTGGGTTTAGCAGAAGAACCAGATGCTAAATTTGATCAATATGAAAGCTTCGGCACAAATCGCTGTCAAATTATTGCTAATGGCTTAATAATAGCTCAACAAAATAATCAGCGATCGCCAGAAGCTAAACTCGCTACAATCATCGAGCAATTTGCTAGATTAAATGTGGATTTAAAATTTCCTTATTTGAATCCCAACTCTACAGATATTTATCTCCCATTGTAA